A genomic region of Oenanthe melanoleuca isolate GR-GAL-2019-014 chromosome 25, OMel1.0, whole genome shotgun sequence contains the following coding sequences:
- the RORC gene encoding nuclear receptor ROR-gamma — protein MRAAPLPPPAHLRVPPLMWHPGDPAVTTAGTRSSLLVPLPQSPFPVPGGICRSREETPGTVSPLPAESHQYHQYHQYRQYRQYRQFRRAQYHQYRQLPRRCSPQFSQCRSEGSAQGHGWGHERSARCPVPGVPCQCPRVPPAHIEVIPCKICGDKSSGVHYGVITCEGCKGFFRRSERRGPSLACSRGQRCDIDRATRTRCQHCRLQKCLRLGMSRAAVKFGRMSKQQRDRLQAEVLEQLERRENREQLEQLETREKWEKGEKRGKGQQREQREQEREAQGPAEPPPEGRCPPLSPAVPAGCPSRAWPEEEATKRGQDGDRAGTAGTAPCPHPGAGGVPESPEIELLTQSVLLSHRATCHPRAEELQGHRWATFSREEICAYQSQPMTEMWQRCARRVTEAIERVVEFAKRLRGFLELSQHDQIVLLKAGAMEVVLVRMCRAFDAATRTVLFEGKLAGPDLFRSLGCPELVASIFDLAQGLSALRCSESELGLLSALLLVNAGRPWLQDRPRVARLQGHLDVAFRLLLRRTRREGLLDRLPSPGRLRALCSQHLEQVQAFRRLHPGVVSAAFPPLYRELFAADPADVPAGTL, from the exons ATGAGAG CTgcgcccctccccccccccgcGCACCTGCGGGTCCCTCCCTTGATGTGGCACCCGGGGGACCCCGCGGTGACAACGGCGGGGACGCGCAG ttcGTTACTGGTGCCGCTGCCGCAGTCGCCGTTCCCGGTGCCGGGGGGGATTTGTCGGTCCCGGGAGGAGACACCGGGTACG GTTTCCCCGCTGCCCGCGGAATCCCACCAGTACCACCAGTACCACCAGTACCGCCAGTACCGCCAGTACCGCCAGTTCCGGCGTGCCCAGTACCACCAGTACCGCCAGCTCCCCCGGCGCTGTTCcccccagttctccca GTGCAGGAGTGAGGGGAGTGCACAG GGACACGGGTGGGGACACGAGAGGAGTGCCAGGTGTCCAGTGCCAGGTGTCCCGTGccagtgtccccgtgtccccccagcccaCATCGAGGTGATTCCGTGCAAGATCTGCGGGGACAAATCCTCCGGGGTGCACTACGGTGTCATCACCTGCGAGGGCTGCAAG GGTTTCTTCCGGCGCAGCGAGCGGCGCGGGCCCAGCCTGGCGTGCAGCCGCGGGCAGCGCTGCGACATCGACCGCGCCACCCGCACGCGCTGCCAGCACTGCCGCCTGCAGAAGTGCCTGCGGCTCGGCATGTCCCGAGCCG CCGTCAAGTTCGGCCGCATGTCCAAGCAGCAGCGGGACCGGCTGCAGGCCGAGgtgctggaacagctggaacgGCGGGAGAACCgggaacagctggaacagctggaaacacgggaaaaatgggaaaagggggaaaaacgGGGAAAAGGGCagcagcgggagcagcgggagcaggAACGGGAGGCGCAGGGGCCAGCGGAGCCCCCCCCCGAGGGGCGCtgtcccccgctgtcccccgctgtccccgcgggGTGTCCCAGCAGGGCGTGGCCCGAGGAGGAGGCGACAAAGCGGGGACAGGACGGGGACAgggcggggacagcggggacagcgccgTGTCCTCATCCCGGTGCTGGCGGCGTCCCGGAGTCACCGGAGATCG AGCTGCTGACGCAGAGTGTCCTGCTGTCACACCGCGCCACGTGCCACCCCCGCGccgaggagctgcagggacaccgCTGGGCCACCTTCAGCCGCGAGGAGATCTGCGCCTACCAGAGCCAG CCCATGACGGAGATGTGGCAGCGCTGTGCCCGCCGTGTCACCGAGGCCATCGAGCGCGTGGTGGAGTTCGCCAAGCGGCTGCGCGGCTTCCTGGAGCTCAGCCAGCACGACCAGATCGTCCTGCTCAAGGCTG GTGCCATGGAGGTTGTCCTGGTCCGGATGTGTCGCGCCTTCGACGCCGCCACCCGCACGGTGCTGTTCGAGGGCAAACTGGCCGGGCCCGATCTCTTCCGCTCGCTGG ggtgcccCGAGCTCGTCGCGTCCATCTTCGACCTGGCGCAGGGGCTGAGCGCGCTGCGCTGCTCCGAGAGcgagctggggctgctcagcgcGCTGCTGCTCGTCAACGCCG GCCGGCCGTGGCTGCAGGACCGCCCGCGGGTGGCCCGGCTCCAGGGACATCTGGATGTCGCCTTCCGGCTCCTGCTGCGCCGCACCCGCCGCGAGGGGCTCCTGGACAGG CTGCCCTCCCCGGGCCGGCTCCGCGCTCTCTGCTcgcagcacctggagcaggttCAGGCTTTCCGCCGCCTCCACCCCGGGGTGGTCTCGGCCGCCTTCCCCCCGCTCTACCGGGAGCTCTTCGCCGCCGATCCCGCCGATGTCCCCGCGGGGACCCTCTGA
- the LOC130263454 gene encoding acyl-coenzyme A thioesterase THEM4-like: MLRQGRALARALPAVPRVPRVPLCQRPCPPRDLAVPNAGWSERMRRHYGRLLDTAGAEGWTRLPSFRRARHHRHQVPGLAGGSDGDSDRDGDTRLFPRAIEGDGKGFEFAMFLNVPKGRLRCLCQPGPFLEGHPGLTHGGAIATLVDTSLGTLALAVAGRVVTANLSIDYVAPVPLLSVLLLEASLQRREGRKLFLGCDLRDAEGDTLHARATGLFIQQGPPKEPAQGGDSGR, from the exons ATGCTGCGCCAGGGCCGGGCGCTGGCTCGGGCGCTGCCCGCggtgccccgtgtcccccgtgtccccctgtgccagcGCCCGTGTCCCCCGCGGGACCTGGCTGTCCCCAACGCCGGCTGGAGCGAGCGCATGCGGCGCCACTACGGCCGCCTGCTGGACACGGCCGGCGCCGAGGGCTGGACGCGGCTGCCGTCCTTCCGCCGGGCGCGCCACCACCGCCACC aGGTGCCGGGTCTGGCCGGTGGCAGTgacggtgacagtgacagggacgGTGACACGCGGCTGTTCCCGAGGGCCATCGAGGGGGACGGGAAGGGCTTCGAGTTCGCCATGTTCCTGAATGTCCCCAAGGGCCGCCTGcgctgcctgtgccagcccgGGCCCTTCCTGGAGGGACACCCGGG gctgaCCCACGGCGGTGCCATCGCCACCCTCGTCGACACGTCCCTGGGGACGCTGGCGCTGGCGGTGGCCGGGCGGGTGGTGACAGCCAACCTCAGCATCGACTACGTGGC gcctgtccccctgctctctgtgctcctgctcgAGGCGTCCCTGCAGCGCCGCGAGGGACGGAAACTGTTCCTGGGCTGTGACCTGAGGGACGCCGAGGGGGACACGCTGCACGCCAGGGCCACCG ggctcttCATCCAGCAGGGCCCCCCCAAGGAACCGGCGCAGGGCGGGGACAGCGGCCGGTGA
- the S100A10 gene encoding protein S100-A10, protein MPSQLEHAMETLMFTFHKYAGDKEHLAKEDLRALMDKEFPGFLENQRDPNALERILRDVEQSRDGRVGFQGFFSLVAGLTIACNDYFVQHMKQRGRR, encoded by the exons ATGCCGTCGCAGCTGGAGCACGCCATGGAGACGCTCATGTTCACCTTCCACAAGTACGCGGGGGACAAGGAGCACCTGGCCAAGGAGGATCTCAGGGCGCTCATGGACAAGGAGTTCCCGGGGTTCCTGGAG AACCAGCGGGACCCCAACGCCCTGGAGCGGATCCTGCGTGACGTGGAGCAGAGCCGCGACGGCCGCGTCGGCTTCCAGGGCTTCTTCTCGCTGGTGGCCGGGCTGACCATCGCCTGCAACGACTACTTCGTGCAGCACATGAAgcagcgcggccgccgctgA
- the DEDD gene encoding death effector domain-containing protein, with the protein MAGRKRGAGGASSGAGGAAVPWPEEPGEREQGLYSLHRMFDIVGAQLTHRDVRVLSFLFVDVLDEAERGRIRSGRDFLLALERQGRCDESNLRQLLQLLRIITRHDLLPYVSLKRRRPVCPDLVDKYLEETSIRYVTPRAPGGAPPGLGHPHKSVPAPHPSLCCPPGGPQLGPKRPGRARSLLGNQRKRRKSATPDPKEKQTCDIRLRVRAEYCQHDSALHGNVFSNKQDPLERQFERFNQANTILKSRDLGSIICDIKFSELTYLDAFWRDYINGSLLEALKGVFITDSLKQAVGHEAIKLLVNVDEEDYELGRQKLLRNLMLHTAP; encoded by the exons ATGGCGGGCCGGAAGCGCGGTGCCGGCGGTGCCAGCAGCGGTGCCGGCGGTGCGGCGGTGCCGTGGCCGGAGGAGCCGGGCGAGCGCGAGCAGGGCCTGTACTCGCTGCACCGCATGTTCGACATCGTGGGCGCGCAGCTGACGCACCGCGACGTGCGCGTGCTCTCCTTCCTGTTCGTGGACGTGCTGGACGAGGCCGAGCGCGGCCGCATCCGCTCCGGCCGCGACTTCCTGCTGGCGCTGGAGCGCCAGGGCCGCTGCGATGAGAGCAACCTgcggcagctgctgcagctgctgcgcATCATCACCCGCCACGACCTGCTGCCCTACGTCAGCCTCAAGAGGCGGCGCCCCG TGTGCCCGGACCTGGTGGACAAGTACCTGGAGGAGACGTCCATCCGCTACGTCACCCCCCGCGCGCCCGGGGGCGCCCCGCCCGGCCTGGGCCACCCCCACAAATCAG TGCCTGCCCCCCACCCGTCGCTGTGCTGCCCCCCGGGGGGGCCCCAGCTGGGCCCCAAGCGCCCGGGCCGCGCCCGGAGCCTCCTGGGGAACCAACGGAAACGCAGGAAGTCAGCGACCCCCGACCCCAAGGAGAAACAGACCTGCG ACATCCGCCTGCGCGTGCGCGCCGAGTACTGCCAGCACGACTCCGCCCTGCACGGCAACGTCTTCTCCAACAAGCAGGACCCTCTGGAGCGCCAGTTCGAGCGCTTCAACCAGGCCAACACCATCCTGAAATCCCGGGATTTGGGCTCCATCATCTGCGACATCAAATTCTCGGAGCTCACCTACCTCGACGCCTTCTGGCGGGATTACATCAACGGCTCGCTGCTGGAGGCGCTCAAGGGCGTCTTCATCACGGACTCGCTCAAACAGGCCGTGGGCCACGAGGCCATCAAGCTGCTGGTCAACGTGGACGAGGAGGATTACGAGCTGGGCCGCCAGAAACTCCTCAGGAACTTGATGCTCCACACGGCTccctga